The following proteins are encoded in a genomic region of Cryptomeria japonica chromosome 11, Sugi_1.0, whole genome shotgun sequence:
- the LOC131058804 gene encoding E3 ubiquitin-protein ligase PUB23-like — translation MDSTELEIPSYFLCPISMQLMADPVTLSTGATYDRHSIEKWVYTMGNNTCPLTKQPLPNTDLTPNHTLRRLIQQWCVLNSSAGVHRISTPRPPLDADRLNKLLQDMASFQLKSLKKLRSAAAESEGNSRFIASSAAPVALISVIESYSTESDEAGYSYDVAVACEEALGILYSLPLPDETLDSIATSKCLASLAAILKRGTSSARFYSSMLLQTLSRKCLERLVMNANDELIEGLLELLTEEVSHQTTVAALEMLSAIASNSRRMRMKTIEAGAVSVLIESLPNQTLEKKGRCERMLCLLDVLCGCAEGRAAVADHAMGIPAVSKKILRVSDLATEKAVRILWLLCKISPSKRVIDEMLQIGAVTELCLLLNYACSAKTRSKVNEVLRMHGKCWKSRSCISSVNFPE, via the coding sequence ATGGATTCCACAGAGTTAGAAATCCCTTCTTATTTCTTGTGCCCCATATCCATGCAACTGATGGCAGACCCTGTCACGCTGTCCACCGGTGCGACCTACGACCGACACAGCATTGAGAAGTGGGTATATACGATGGGAAACAACACCTGCCCTCTCACAAAGCAACCTCTTCCCAACACTGACCTCACACCCAACCACACACTGCGCCGCCTCATCCAACAATGGTGCGTCCTCAACTCCTCCGCTGGCGTCCATCGAATCTCAACGCCCCGGCCGCCCCTCGACGCAGATCGCCTCAATAAATTACTCCAAGACATGGCCTCATTTCAACTGAAATCGTTGAAGAAGCTCAGATCTGCGGCCGCTGAGAGTGAGGGCAACAGCCGGTTCATCGCTTCCTCCGCCGCACCGGTTGCCCTAATCTCTGTCATTGAAAGTTATTCCACAGAAAGCGATGAAGCCGGTTACTCTTACGATGTTGCAGTCGCCTGCGAGGAAGCCTTGGGAATTCTTTATTCTCTTCCTTTGCCGGACGAGACGCTAGATTCGATAGCCACAAGTAAGTGTCTGGCCTCTCTGGCCGCCATTCTTAAGAGAGGCACCTCCAGCGCACGGTTTTATTCCTCCATGCTGTTACAGACGCTTTCAAGGAAATGCCTGGAGCGCCTTGTTATGAACGCCAATGATGAGTTAATCGAAGGGCTGCTGGAGCTGTTGACGGAGGAGGTGTCCCACCAGACCACTGTGGCTGCCCTTGAAATGCTGAGTGCAATCGCCTCCAACAGTCGGCGCATGAGAATGAAAACCATCGAGGCAGGGGCAGTGTCCGTGTTGATCGAATCACTTCCCAATCAGACTTTGGAGAAAAAAGGCAGGTGCGAGAGGATGTTATGTCTTCTCGATGTATTGTGCGGATGTGCAGAAGGGAGGGCTGCCGTAGCCGACCACGCAATGGGCATCCCTGCTGTCTCTAAAAAAATATTGAGAGTTTCCGACTTGGCGACGGAAAAAGCCGTTCGGATCCTGTGGTTGCTTTGTAAAATCTCTCCTTCGAAGCGAGTGATTGATGAAATGTTGCAGATTGGTGCAGTAACCGAACTGTGCTTGCTCCTGAACTACGCATGCTCGGCCAAGACAAGGAGTAAGGTAAATGAGGTGCTCAGAATGCATGGTAAGTGCTGGAAAAGCAGATCTTGCATTTCCTCGGTAAATTTTCCAGAATAA